From the genome of Hymenobacter cellulosilyticus, one region includes:
- a CDS encoding LysM peptidoglycan-binding domain-containing protein has product MGLFDFLSNKGEEKPVQPAAKPAAGATDFFGNNNAAAAPAAQPTAAKGDSYTVVSGDSLSKIAKHHYGDASKWHQIYEANKAIIGANPDHIEVGQQLTLPTL; this is encoded by the coding sequence ATGGGACTGTTCGATTTCCTCAGCAATAAAGGCGAAGAAAAACCGGTTCAGCCAGCGGCCAAGCCCGCCGCCGGAGCCACCGATTTTTTCGGAAATAATAACGCCGCTGCGGCCCCCGCAGCGCAACCTACCGCCGCAAAAGGCGACTCTTATACTGTGGTAAGCGGCGATTCGCTCTCGAAGATTGCCAAGCACCACTACGGTGACGCCTCCAAGTGGCACCAGATTTACGAAGCAAATAAAGCCATTATTGGCGCTAACCCCGACCATATCGAAGTGGGTCAGCAGCTAACGTTACCTACCCTTTAG
- a CDS encoding erythromycin esterase family protein — MFSILRWLAVGLLYAAVVSVAQAQPSLLAHPIRSINPADTSFADLEFLVREIGPAQVVMLGEPTHGEGNVTEAKIRLIRFLQQRLGFTTVAFESGFYELDMAQRQITGGAAVREAIESSVFGVWTGTQEFQAVLPLLGKGRLRVAGFDYQLSGAYQESQIEELEALLKPEKGGNELAYDYLEECLSTMGENFLFPPSHQILIFDLQVSKARKLLEKVAAGPNASRRERATFWLQNLRSLQALAHDYATNDSGVRDSTEWTATTSNPRDAQMADNLLWYLRQHPREKVICWGALGHLANKVQVLGPEVKGFRSMGQAVKAKLGPEAVYVLGTLAGGGSHGFGSWGKPVAVPLRPLVRWKLSSWQKATSTALSA; from the coding sequence ATGTTTTCTATCCTTCGCTGGTTAGCCGTTGGTCTGCTGTATGCGGCGGTGGTTTCTGTTGCTCAGGCCCAACCCTCCTTGTTGGCGCACCCTATTCGTAGTATTAACCCAGCTGATACCAGCTTTGCCGACCTGGAATTCTTAGTACGGGAAATTGGTCCGGCCCAAGTCGTCATGCTGGGGGAGCCAACCCACGGGGAAGGCAACGTAACCGAGGCTAAAATCCGGCTGATACGCTTTTTGCAGCAGCGCCTGGGCTTTACCACCGTAGCTTTCGAAAGCGGCTTTTATGAGCTGGATATGGCCCAGCGCCAGATTACGGGCGGCGCAGCGGTACGGGAAGCTATTGAGTCTAGCGTATTCGGCGTCTGGACGGGCACCCAGGAATTTCAGGCGGTGCTACCGCTGCTGGGCAAAGGTCGGCTGCGCGTGGCCGGCTTCGATTATCAGCTCAGCGGGGCCTACCAGGAAAGCCAGATAGAGGAGTTGGAAGCACTGCTCAAACCCGAGAAAGGAGGCAACGAACTGGCCTATGATTACCTGGAGGAGTGCCTGAGCACGATGGGAGAAAACTTCCTTTTTCCGCCCAGCCACCAGATTCTTATTTTCGATTTGCAGGTAAGCAAGGCGCGCAAGCTGCTGGAAAAAGTAGCGGCCGGACCCAATGCCTCCCGGCGGGAGCGGGCTACATTTTGGTTGCAGAACCTGCGTAGCTTGCAGGCCCTAGCCCACGATTATGCCACTAACGACTCCGGCGTGCGGGATTCTACGGAATGGACGGCTACCACCAGCAACCCCCGCGACGCCCAGATGGCCGATAACCTGCTGTGGTACCTGCGGCAGCACCCGCGGGAAAAAGTAATTTGCTGGGGTGCGTTGGGCCATTTGGCCAATAAGGTGCAGGTTTTGGGGCCTGAGGTAAAGGGTTTTCGCTCTATGGGACAGGCCGTGAAAGCCAAGCTGGGGCCCGAGGCCGTCTACGTGCTGGGTACCCTGGCGGGCGGTGGTAGCCACGGCTTTGGCTCCTGGGGCAAACCGGTGGCGGTGCCCCTCCGGCCTCTGGTACGCTGGAAGCTCAGCTCCTGGCAAAAGGCAACGAGTACAGCTTTGTCAGCCTGA
- a CDS encoding carboxypeptidase-like regulatory domain-containing protein, with the protein MRPGLNPAHRPAGPLGLAVMLTGTVLDRKTGAPVPFATVAVPSRSAGTVSDAQGRFRLPSRQGETVQVSSIGYEPVTLAARSAAPLAVHLVPAAFALADVRVSAQSQDPRRIMKKVIGAAATNYERQDYTAQVYTRRRITNFDTLRNEVEYVSDVLDPAGFKEWGGGFLMMGPKQTHMVREKHTVVPGQEPTDYSVYLEPGHGFFTAGSDPVRISPLFKSGTLGKYELRLDSIEQRGGEAFYVIRFAVKRATNRATGMYQVSGYAGKVYVRQRDYAVVRYEALWQEDTVKNNAIARKYHGTKSSIARLYTKVFSDHRKAHVVTYQQGANGRYHVATSVAQVVSVGHVLGGNPFYAQKSCEEYFSPLPQASAAELLAAKDDPTLHWGKFGRRRKLLTGRCSGKATNARSPWNRRRNWKSVNRSTHKKALFNV; encoded by the coding sequence GTGCGTCCCGGCCTGAATCCGGCCCATCGGCCCGCTGGTCCACTGGGCCTGGCTGTTATGCTGACCGGCACGGTGCTCGACCGTAAAACCGGGGCTCCTGTTCCTTTTGCCACGGTAGCGGTGCCCAGCCGCAGTGCCGGAACTGTCTCCGATGCCCAGGGGCGGTTCCGGCTGCCGAGCCGGCAGGGCGAAACCGTGCAGGTCAGCAGCATTGGTTACGAACCGGTTACGCTGGCTGCCCGGTCGGCGGCTCCGCTGGCGGTCCACCTCGTGCCTGCCGCCTTTGCCCTGGCCGATGTACGGGTGAGTGCCCAGTCCCAGGACCCGCGGCGGATTATGAAAAAGGTCATCGGGGCGGCGGCTACCAACTACGAGCGCCAGGATTATACCGCGCAGGTATACACCCGCCGCCGCATTACCAACTTCGACACGTTGCGCAATGAGGTAGAATACGTCAGTGATGTGCTCGACCCGGCTGGTTTCAAAGAATGGGGCGGCGGCTTCCTGATGATGGGGCCCAAACAAACCCATATGGTGCGGGAGAAGCACACGGTAGTACCCGGGCAGGAACCAACCGACTACTCCGTTTACCTGGAGCCTGGGCACGGGTTTTTCACCGCCGGCTCCGACCCCGTGCGGATTTCGCCCCTGTTCAAGTCGGGTACGCTGGGCAAGTACGAGCTGCGGTTAGATAGTATAGAGCAGCGAGGTGGCGAAGCGTTCTATGTGATTCGCTTTGCCGTGAAACGGGCCACGAATCGGGCCACGGGCATGTACCAGGTTAGCGGCTATGCTGGGAAAGTGTATGTGCGCCAGCGCGACTACGCCGTGGTGCGCTACGAGGCCTTGTGGCAGGAAGACACTGTGAAGAACAACGCTATTGCCCGAAAATACCACGGTACCAAAAGCAGCATTGCGCGCCTCTATACTAAGGTTTTCTCTGACCACCGCAAGGCCCACGTGGTCACGTATCAGCAGGGCGCTAATGGGCGTTATCACGTGGCAACCAGCGTGGCGCAAGTGGTTAGTGTCGGTCATGTGTTGGGTGGAAATCCGTTTTATGCGCAGAAATCCTGCGAGGAATATTTCAGTCCGCTGCCCCAGGCCTCCGCTGCCGAACTGCTGGCGGCCAAAGATGACCCAACGCTTCATTGGGGGAAATTTGGCAGGCGTCGAAAACTCCTTACCGGCCGCTGTTCTGGCAAAGCTACCAACGCCCGCAGCCCTTGGAACCGGCGCCGCAACTGGAAGTCAGTAAACCGTAGTACTCATAAGAAAGCCCTTTTCAACGTATGA
- the cysS gene encoding cysteine--tRNA ligase gives MEHPLSLYNTLTRRKDQFVPVNAPFAGVYLCGPTVYSEAHLGNARGPVVFDVLTRYLRHLGYTVRYVRNVTDVGHLESDADEGEDKMAKAARAQRKEPMQIAQHYTNLYRQNMLALGCLPPDIEPQASGHITEQITMVEEIIENGFGYEVNGSVYFDVPRYNAERERYGKLSNRSIEDQLAGTRDTLAGQDEKRSPLDFAIWKKAAPEHIMRWPSPWGEGFPGWHLECSAMSRKYLGQLSDIHGGGLDLMFPHHECEIAQCQGSHTHTDESRFWVHNNMITVDGTKMSKSLGNFVLLGEMFKGPTATLTQAYSPMVVRFFLLQAHYRSPVDVSDAALQAARKGYRKLMNGLRLLEKLQLPEGAERATDTEKADAELRKLVADVFVGFNDDLNTARALASLFNLLRKFNGFFANPATLGTVSEAALQEALQAYRTVVTDILGLQDEPRANTEQLLELTLGFYQEAKTAKAYDKVDQIRAALKEQGIVIKDLKTGIDWAYEE, from the coding sequence ATGGAGCACCCGCTTTCCCTTTACAATACCCTTACCCGTCGCAAAGACCAGTTCGTACCCGTCAACGCGCCCTTCGCGGGTGTTTACCTCTGCGGCCCGACGGTGTATAGCGAGGCCCACCTGGGCAACGCCCGCGGCCCGGTCGTGTTCGATGTGCTGACCCGCTACCTGCGCCACCTGGGCTACACCGTGCGCTACGTGCGCAACGTAACCGACGTGGGCCACCTGGAAAGCGACGCCGACGAAGGCGAAGACAAGATGGCCAAGGCCGCCCGCGCCCAGCGCAAGGAGCCCATGCAGATTGCCCAGCACTATACCAATCTGTACCGCCAGAATATGCTGGCTCTGGGCTGCCTGCCGCCCGATATTGAGCCTCAGGCTAGCGGCCACATCACCGAGCAAATTACGATGGTGGAGGAAATCATCGAGAACGGCTTTGGCTACGAGGTCAACGGCTCGGTGTACTTCGACGTGCCCCGATACAACGCCGAGCGGGAGCGGTACGGCAAGCTCTCCAACCGCAGCATTGAAGACCAGCTGGCCGGCACCCGCGACACCCTGGCCGGGCAGGACGAGAAGCGCAGCCCCCTGGATTTTGCCATCTGGAAAAAGGCCGCGCCCGAGCACATCATGCGTTGGCCTTCGCCCTGGGGCGAGGGGTTCCCGGGCTGGCACCTGGAGTGCTCGGCCATGAGCCGCAAGTACCTGGGCCAGCTCTCCGACATCCACGGCGGCGGCCTGGATTTGATGTTTCCGCACCACGAGTGCGAAATAGCCCAGTGCCAAGGCAGCCACACCCACACCGATGAGTCGCGTTTCTGGGTGCACAACAACATGATAACCGTGGACGGCACCAAGATGAGCAAGAGCCTAGGCAATTTCGTGCTGCTGGGCGAAATGTTCAAGGGGCCCACGGCCACGCTCACCCAGGCCTACTCGCCCATGGTGGTGCGCTTTTTCCTGCTGCAGGCCCACTACCGCAGCCCCGTGGATGTCAGCGACGCCGCCCTGCAGGCCGCCCGCAAAGGCTACCGCAAGCTGATGAACGGCCTGCGCCTGCTCGAGAAGCTGCAGCTGCCCGAAGGTGCCGAGCGTGCCACCGACACGGAGAAAGCCGACGCCGAGCTACGCAAGCTGGTGGCCGACGTTTTCGTAGGCTTCAACGATGATCTGAACACGGCCCGGGCCCTGGCCAGCCTGTTTAATCTGCTGCGCAAGTTCAACGGCTTTTTCGCCAACCCGGCCACGCTGGGCACCGTGAGCGAAGCCGCTTTGCAGGAAGCCCTGCAGGCCTACCGTACCGTGGTAACCGATATTCTGGGCCTGCAAGACGAGCCCCGCGCCAACACCGAGCAGCTGCTGGAGCTGACCCTGGGCTTCTACCAGGAAGCCAAAACGGCCAAAGCCTACGACAAGGTCGACCAGATCCGGGCGGCGCTGAAAGAGCAGGGCATTGTGATTAAAGACTTAAAAACCGGCATTGACTGGGCTTATGAAGAATAA
- a CDS encoding homoserine dehydrogenase has translation MSPALSINPAVSAIAASLVTANAPLRIGLIGFGCVGQGLYDILQRQPGFGAEVRRIAVKNPTKSRTLPTNAFSFQAEELLHDPELDVLVEVIDDAAEAFRLVSTALRQGRQVVTANKAMVAQHLPELVALQHEFGGTLLYEAAVCGSIPVIRTLDSYFGQEPLRSVSGIFNGSSNYVLTRMGQDGSEYAVALAEAQGKGFAETDPTLDMAAFDPRSKAVILAAHAYGVFLQPEQVLNLGIENVSATDIAYAAVAGQKIKVVAGLYLLPDNQLSVLVTPQFVDRTSPLYTVDDEFNGVVIEAEFAGTQFLQGRGAGGHPTGSAVLADIAALRQQQRYTYPKLTAAPLAYTTDLEIEIYLRTDDELILDQLGFTDITEEADEDGYIVGYVPFDALLQHRDRLRKAGAFVARTGNVRPATHPVEDLALAVSE, from the coding sequence ATGTCCCCAGCCTTGTCCATTAACCCAGCCGTATCGGCTATTGCCGCTTCCCTGGTAACGGCTAACGCTCCGCTCCGCATCGGACTTATCGGCTTTGGCTGCGTGGGGCAGGGCCTCTATGATATTCTGCAGCGCCAGCCCGGCTTCGGTGCTGAGGTTCGACGCATTGCCGTGAAGAACCCAACCAAGTCCCGCACGCTGCCCACCAACGCCTTCAGCTTCCAGGCCGAGGAGCTGCTACACGACCCCGAGCTGGATGTGCTGGTCGAAGTCATTGACGATGCGGCGGAAGCTTTCCGGCTGGTGAGCACCGCCCTGCGGCAGGGCCGGCAGGTAGTCACGGCCAATAAGGCTATGGTAGCGCAGCACTTGCCCGAGCTGGTGGCCTTGCAGCACGAGTTTGGCGGTACCCTGCTGTACGAAGCCGCCGTGTGCGGCAGCATCCCGGTTATCCGCACCCTCGATTCCTACTTTGGCCAAGAGCCCCTGCGCAGCGTGAGCGGTATTTTCAACGGCTCGTCGAACTACGTGCTGACGCGCATGGGCCAGGACGGCTCGGAATACGCCGTAGCGCTGGCCGAAGCTCAGGGCAAAGGCTTTGCTGAAACCGACCCCACACTGGACATGGCCGCCTTCGACCCTCGCTCGAAAGCCGTAATTCTGGCGGCGCATGCGTATGGCGTATTCCTGCAGCCCGAGCAGGTTCTGAATCTGGGCATCGAAAACGTCAGCGCCACCGATATTGCCTACGCCGCCGTGGCGGGACAGAAGATCAAAGTAGTGGCCGGCCTGTACCTGCTGCCCGACAACCAACTCAGCGTGCTGGTTACCCCGCAGTTTGTGGACCGCACCTCCCCGCTATACACTGTGGATGACGAGTTTAACGGCGTGGTTATCGAGGCCGAGTTTGCCGGTACGCAGTTTCTGCAGGGCCGGGGCGCGGGCGGCCATCCTACCGGCTCGGCCGTGCTGGCCGATATTGCGGCCCTGCGCCAGCAACAGCGTTACACCTACCCCAAGCTGACTGCCGCGCCACTGGCCTACACTACCGACCTGGAAATTGAAATCTACCTGCGCACCGACGACGAACTGATTCTGGACCAACTCGGCTTTACCGACATCACCGAGGAAGCCGACGAGGACGGCTATATCGTGGGTTATGTCCCCTTCGATGCCCTGTTGCAGCACCGGGACCGGCTGCGCAAGGCCGGGGCCTTTGTAGCCCGTACCGGCAACGTGCGGCCCGCCACACACCCGGTCGAGGACCTGGCATTGGCCGTCAGTGAGTAG
- a CDS encoding M28 family peptidase, translated as MKNNRIGWALTVAAGMLLASCGTDKKETTTTAAPEVAKGPAAPAFNADSAYAFTAKQVAFGPRVPNTKAHVATGDWLVQEFKSYGLTVKEQQFEVMAFDGKMLRSRNIIAQFDPTVARRVAVFAHWDTRPFADKDKEKKNAPLDGASDGASGVAIALEMARLLSQQPANQRPAVGVDFILFDSEDYGYDSSTQSDLKDQLAAQGKDSWCLGSQYWSKNLVPTGYKPSYGILLDMVGAKNAKFSREETSRQYARDVVDKVWNTGAQLGYSDFFLFQDSPGIDDDHVYTNQAGVRTVDIIDHLPVGDEYFPPYHHTTQDNMSVIDKRTLKAVGQTVLQTIYNE; from the coding sequence ATGAAGAATAATCGAATTGGGTGGGCATTGACCGTCGCAGCCGGAATGCTGCTGGCCAGCTGCGGCACCGACAAGAAGGAAACGACCACGACGGCCGCTCCGGAAGTAGCCAAAGGTCCAGCGGCCCCGGCGTTCAATGCCGACTCGGCGTACGCCTTTACGGCCAAGCAAGTGGCCTTTGGCCCCCGTGTGCCCAACACCAAAGCCCACGTAGCTACCGGCGACTGGCTGGTGCAGGAGTTCAAGAGCTACGGCCTGACGGTAAAGGAGCAGCAGTTTGAGGTTATGGCCTTCGATGGTAAGATGCTCCGCTCGCGCAACATTATTGCGCAGTTTGACCCCACCGTGGCCCGGCGCGTAGCCGTATTTGCGCACTGGGACACCCGCCCCTTCGCCGATAAGGACAAGGAGAAAAAGAATGCTCCGCTTGATGGTGCTTCCGACGGAGCCAGCGGCGTGGCAATTGCCCTGGAAATGGCCCGCCTGCTCAGCCAGCAACCCGCCAATCAGCGGCCCGCCGTCGGGGTCGACTTCATCCTGTTCGACTCGGAAGACTACGGCTACGATTCCTCCACGCAGAGCGACCTGAAAGACCAGCTGGCTGCCCAGGGCAAAGACAGCTGGTGCCTGGGTTCCCAGTACTGGTCCAAAAACCTGGTGCCGACCGGCTACAAGCCCAGCTACGGCATTTTGCTGGACATGGTGGGAGCCAAGAACGCCAAGTTCAGCCGCGAGGAAACTTCCCGACAGTACGCCCGCGACGTGGTAGACAAAGTGTGGAACACCGGCGCTCAGCTCGGCTATTCCGACTTCTTCCTATTCCAGGACAGTCCGGGCATCGACGATGACCACGTTTACACCAATCAGGCCGGGGTGCGCACCGTTGATATCATCGACCACCTGCCCGTGGGCGACGAGTACTTCCCGCCCTACCACCACACCACGCAGGACAACATGAGCGTGATTGACAAGCGGACCCTGAAAGCGGTGGGCCAGACCGTGCTGCAAACCATTTACAACGAGTAA
- a CDS encoding S66 peptidase family protein: protein MPITPPSLRPHDRVAIVSTARKVSAEEMAAAVDILRGWQLEVVLGESTTAVHHQFAGDDELRRRDLQQQLDAPDIRAIFCARGGYGTTRIIDQLDFTGFVQHPKWIAGFSDITALHCHLLKMGYESIHGVMPFIFNQAGGEESLESLHRALFGEALTYAVAPHPLNRPGTDSGELIGGNLTLLQNLTGTASDCPTAGRILFVEDVAEYLMNIDRMMVHLDRTGKLQNLAGLVVGHFTDSQDNAVPFGQTAYEIIATYANKYGFPVAYGFPVGHEPQNMALICGRPARLTVSSQGTELSYC, encoded by the coding sequence ATGCCCATTACTCCTCCCTCCCTGCGGCCCCACGACCGGGTAGCCATTGTCAGCACGGCCCGCAAAGTGTCGGCCGAGGAAATGGCTGCCGCCGTGGACATTCTGCGCGGCTGGCAGCTGGAGGTAGTGCTGGGCGAGTCGACGACGGCAGTACACCACCAGTTTGCTGGGGATGATGAGCTACGGCGCCGCGACTTGCAGCAGCAGCTTGACGCACCCGATATCCGGGCTATTTTCTGTGCCCGCGGCGGCTACGGCACCACCCGTATCATCGACCAGCTCGACTTTACTGGCTTCGTGCAGCACCCCAAGTGGATTGCCGGCTTCAGCGACATTACCGCCCTGCACTGCCACTTGCTCAAGATGGGCTACGAAAGTATCCACGGCGTGATGCCCTTTATTTTCAATCAAGCCGGCGGAGAAGAATCTTTGGAAAGCCTGCATCGAGCCTTGTTTGGTGAAGCGTTGACGTATGCTGTGGCCCCACACCCACTCAACCGCCCGGGTACGGACTCCGGGGAGCTGATTGGCGGCAACCTGACGCTGCTGCAAAACCTGACCGGCACCGCCTCCGACTGCCCTACCGCCGGGCGCATTCTGTTCGTGGAAGACGTGGCCGAGTACCTGATGAACATTGACCGGATGATGGTGCATCTGGACCGGACCGGTAAGCTCCAGAACCTGGCAGGGCTGGTAGTAGGCCATTTCACCGACTCCCAGGACAACGCTGTTCCCTTCGGGCAGACCGCCTACGAAATCATTGCTACCTACGCCAACAAATATGGTTTTCCGGTGGCCTATGGCTTTCCCGTAGGGCATGAGCCCCAGAACATGGCGCTGATCTGCGGCCGCCCGGCCCGGTTAACCGTGAGCAGCCAGGGCACCGAACTCAGCTACTGCTAA
- a CDS encoding GNAT family N-acetyltransferase: protein MSLIIRELTAAEAQAQIPALTALFQDALDSGAALGFLAPTAPGELEAYWQEVAEAVAEGNRILLVADDNGQLLGTTQLDLATKSNGLHRAEVCKVMVHTQARRQGIARRLLEAVEEKARQRQRTTLLLDTRQHDPSEQLYQRLGYVAGGVIPDFARSSSGELHATVIYYKLLR from the coding sequence ATGAGCCTCATTATTCGAGAACTTACCGCTGCCGAAGCCCAGGCTCAGATTCCAGCGCTGACGGCCTTGTTTCAGGATGCCTTGGATTCGGGTGCGGCCCTGGGGTTCCTGGCTCCTACGGCCCCCGGTGAGCTGGAGGCCTATTGGCAGGAAGTAGCGGAGGCCGTGGCTGAGGGCAACCGGATTCTGCTCGTGGCCGACGACAACGGCCAGCTGCTGGGCACTACCCAGCTGGATCTGGCTACCAAAAGCAACGGCCTGCACCGGGCGGAAGTTTGCAAGGTGATGGTGCACACCCAAGCCCGGCGCCAGGGCATAGCGCGCCGGCTGCTGGAAGCCGTGGAGGAAAAAGCCCGGCAGCGCCAGCGCACCACCCTGCTTCTGGACACCCGCCAGCACGACCCGTCCGAGCAGCTCTACCAACGCCTTGGCTACGTGGCCGGCGGCGTCATTCCCGACTTTGCCCGCAGCTCTTCGGGCGAGCTGCACGCCACGGTTATCTACTACAAGCTACTGCGCTAG
- a CDS encoding alpha/beta hydrolase has translation MKKLLLFLFLAIAGLSQARAQAQIDTTRGRYHQPIFPTLNTYTNVVFGSALNYLGNRQTLTMNIYEPAGDTVRRRPLLVFAHGGGFIGGTKNDQDVTELCQRYARLGYVTASIDYRTLFVPFDTLNIARASIRAMQDMRAAVRFFRQDAATSKTYRIHPGYIFAAGSSAGAFMALQLAYLDKASEVPAYLEIDQLGGLEGNSGNAGYSSAVRGVVNLCGALGRPQWIEPGNVPFVSMHGTGDGTVPYGKGTIGSGLPPQLVYGSGALKPRADAVGVPNPLYTFKGAGHVPYSGTSARNLAYMDTTFRFVRDFLRPILRQPGTVTASRSSATLAAMQLYPQPAVAEVRLTAATGVAFQARTLELLDATGQVVRRFRWEQPEQLVRRGSLSPGLYFLRGAGLTPQRVVFE, from the coding sequence ATGAAAAAACTTCTCCTCTTTCTCTTCCTGGCTATAGCTGGATTGTCGCAGGCCCGGGCTCAAGCCCAGATTGACACTACCCGCGGCCGGTACCATCAGCCCATCTTCCCCACGCTGAATACCTATACCAACGTCGTATTTGGCTCGGCCCTCAACTACCTGGGCAACCGCCAGACGCTGACGATGAACATCTACGAGCCGGCCGGTGACACCGTGCGCCGCCGGCCGCTGCTGGTGTTTGCCCACGGCGGTGGCTTTATTGGGGGCACCAAAAATGACCAGGACGTAACCGAGCTCTGCCAGCGCTACGCCCGCCTGGGCTACGTTACGGCCAGCATCGACTACCGCACCCTGTTTGTGCCCTTCGATACCCTAAACATTGCCCGGGCCTCCATTCGCGCCATGCAGGACATGCGGGCGGCGGTGCGCTTTTTCCGTCAGGATGCGGCCACCAGCAAAACCTACCGGATTCATCCCGGCTATATTTTCGCCGCGGGCAGCTCCGCCGGGGCTTTTATGGCTCTGCAGCTGGCCTACCTAGATAAAGCCAGTGAAGTGCCAGCCTACCTGGAGATAGACCAGCTCGGCGGCCTCGAAGGCAACAGCGGTAACGCCGGCTACTCCAGCGCAGTGCGTGGCGTGGTAAACCTGTGCGGCGCCCTGGGCCGCCCCCAGTGGATTGAGCCCGGCAACGTGCCCTTCGTGAGCATGCACGGCACCGGCGACGGCACCGTGCCTTACGGCAAAGGAACCATAGGCAGCGGGTTGCCGCCCCAGCTGGTGTACGGTAGCGGCGCCCTCAAACCCCGCGCCGATGCGGTGGGCGTACCCAATCCGCTGTACACGTTTAAAGGGGCCGGCCACGTGCCCTACAGCGGCACCAGCGCCCGGAACTTGGCCTATATGGACACCACCTTCCGCTTCGTACGCGACTTTCTGCGGCCCATTCTGCGCCAGCCCGGCACCGTAACGGCCAGCCGTTCCTCTGCCACTTTAGCTGCTATGCAGCTGTATCCGCAGCCGGCCGTAGCCGAGGTACGCCTCACGGCCGCTACCGGCGTGGCATTCCAGGCCCGCACACTGGAGCTGCTCGATGCTACTGGCCAGGTGGTGCGTCGTTTCCGCTGGGAGCAGCCTGAGCAGCTGGTTCGCCGCGGAAGCCTCTCGCCCGGCCTCTACTTTTTGCGGGGCGCGGGACTGACTCCGCAGCGAGTGGTATTTGAGTAA
- a CDS encoding homoserine O-acetyltransferase family protein codes for MNLPAGLVLESGATLAPVQIAYHTFGTLNEARDNVVWVCHALTANADVLSWWNGLFGPGCYFDPADWLIVCANILGSCYGSTGPLTPVGDAAEPLYQQFPLITIRDLAAAHEALRLELDLTRIHTLIGGSLGGQQALEWAIQQPEVFTNLVVLATNAQHSPWGIAFNEAQRLAIFADATYHVGTPTGGQLGLKAARATALLSYRSYDAYGRTQAETDPDRFDDFRASSYQQHQGDKLVARFNAYSYVALSRTMDTHNLGRGRGSIAHALSQIKARTLVLSISSDVLFPPAEQQLLARHIPGATYAEMDSQFGHDGFLIETAQITQFLEQFYVPSLVH; via the coding sequence TTGAACCTTCCGGCGGGACTCGTGCTCGAAAGTGGCGCGACGCTGGCTCCGGTGCAGATAGCCTACCACACTTTCGGCACCCTGAATGAGGCCCGCGACAACGTAGTATGGGTGTGCCACGCCCTGACGGCCAACGCTGACGTGCTCAGCTGGTGGAATGGCCTGTTTGGCCCAGGCTGCTACTTCGACCCAGCCGACTGGTTAATCGTGTGCGCCAACATCCTGGGCTCGTGCTACGGCAGTACCGGTCCGCTCACGCCCGTAGGAGACGCTGCTGAGCCCTTGTACCAGCAGTTTCCGCTGATAACTATCCGGGACCTGGCGGCGGCGCACGAGGCGCTGCGGCTGGAGCTGGACCTGACGAGAATCCACACCCTGATTGGGGGTTCTTTGGGTGGGCAGCAGGCCTTGGAATGGGCCATTCAGCAGCCCGAGGTATTTACCAATCTGGTCGTGCTGGCAACTAATGCCCAGCATTCTCCCTGGGGAATTGCTTTCAACGAAGCCCAGCGCCTGGCCATTTTTGCCGATGCTACTTACCACGTAGGCACCCCGACCGGCGGGCAGCTCGGCCTGAAAGCGGCCCGGGCCACGGCTCTGCTCAGCTACCGCAGCTACGACGCCTACGGCCGCACTCAGGCTGAAACCGACCCCGACCGTTTCGACGACTTCCGGGCCAGCTCCTACCAGCAGCACCAAGGGGATAAGCTCGTGGCCCGCTTCAACGCCTACAGCTACGTGGCCTTGTCGCGCACGATGGATACCCACAATCTGGGCCGGGGCCGGGGCAGTATTGCCCATGCCCTCAGCCAGATTAAAGCCCGCACGCTGGTGCTCAGCATCAGTTCCGATGTGCTGTTTCCGCCTGCTGAGCAGCAGCTACTAGCTCGCCACATTCCGGGCGCGACGTATGCCGAAATGGACTCCCAGTTCGGCCACGATGGTTTCCTGATTGAAACCGCTCAGATAACTCAGTTTTTAGAGCAATTCTATGTCCCCAGCCTTGTCCATTAA